A genomic window from Aquabacterium sp. OR-4 includes:
- a CDS encoding PEP-CTERM sorting domain-containing protein → MKSVFKFVGAVAAGAFAMAGSAHAALQLVPEPGSIALVGLAVGALVVATRSRKK, encoded by the coding sequence ATGAAGTCGGTTTTCAAGTTTGTTGGTGCCGTCGCGGCCGGTGCATTTGCAATGGCTGGCAGCGCTCACGCCGCGCTGCAACTCGTGCCGGAGCCGGGCTCGATCGCCCTGGTGGGCCTGGCCGTTGGCGCCCTGGTTGTCGCCACGCGCAGCCGCAAGAAGTGA